A genomic window from Mus caroli unplaced genomic scaffold, CAROLI_EIJ_v1.1 scaffold_11798_1, whole genome shotgun sequence includes:
- the LOC110288872 gene encoding pregnancy-specific glycoprotein 22-like isoform X1 — MASTVRTDMEVSSELFSNGCTFWQRVLLTASLLTCWLLPTTARVTIESLPPQVVEGENVLLRVDNMPENLLVFGWYRGMTNMRHAIALHSLYYSVTAKGLKHSGRETLYINGTLWIQNVTQEDTGYYTFQTISKQREMVSNTSLYLHVYSSLFICGRPTTLVPPTIELVPASVAVGGSILLLVHNIPKYLQSLFWYKGLIVFNKVEIARYRTAKNSWEPGPAHSGRETVYSNGSLLLQNVTWKDTGFYTLRTLTRYQKMELAHIYLQVDTSSSLCCDTLDSAQLGIDPVPRHAAEGGSVLLQVHNLPEDVQTISWYKGVLSTKDFKIAEYSILTKSIISGRAHSRRETGYTNGSLLLQDVTEKDSGLYTLVTIDSNVRVVTAHVQVNIHKLVTQPAMRVTDSTVRVQSSVVFTCFSDNTGISIRWLFNNQRLQLTERMTLSPSKCQLRIHTVRKEDAGDYQCEAFNPVSSKTSLPISLTVMNE, encoded by the exons atggCCAGTACAGTGAGAACAGATATGGAGGTATCCTCTGAACTTTTCAGCAATGGGTGTACCTTCTGGCAGAGGGTTCTCCTTACAG CCTCCCTCTTAACCTGCTGGCTCCTGCCCACCACTGCCAGAGTCACCATTGAATCCTTACCACCCCAAGTGGTTGAAGGAGAAAATGTTCTTCTACGTGTTGATAATATGCCAGAGAATCTTCTAGTGTTTGGCTGGTACAGAGGAATGACAAATATGAGGCATGCAATTGCACTACATTCACTGTACTATAGTGTAACGGCGAAGGGGCTGAAGCACAGCGGCAGAGAGACATTATACATCAACGGGACCCTGTGGATCCAAAATGTCACACAGGAGGACACAGGATATTACACTTTTCAAACCATAAGTAAACAACGGGAAATGGTATCAAATACATCCCTGTACTTGCACGTGTACT cCTCTCTTTTCATCTGTGGGCGTCCTACTACCCTTGTACCTCCCACTATTGAATTAGTGCCGGCCAGCGTTGCTGTAGGGGGAAGCATTCTTCTCCTTGTTCACAATATTCCAAAGTATCTTCAATCACTTTTCTGGTACAAAGGGCTGATTGTATTTAACAAGGTTGAGATTGCTCGATACAGAACAGCCAAGAATTCATGGGAACCTGGTCCTGCCCACAGCGGTAGAGAGACAGTGTACAGCAATGGATCCCTGCTGCTCCAGAATGTCACCTGGAAAGACACAGGATTCTATACCCTACGAACTCTGACTCGGTATCAGAAAATGGAATTAGCACACATTTACCTTCAGGTGGACA cctccagttccttgtgttgtgacACTCTCGACTCTGCCCAACTCGGCATTGATCCAGTGCCACGGCACGCTGCTGAGGGGGGAAGTGTTCTTCTCCAGGTCCATAATCTGCCAGAAGATGTGCAAACCATTTCCTGGTACAAAGGTGTGCTTAGCACTAAGGACTTTAAAATTGCAGAATATAGCATACTGACAAAGTCCATCATCAGTGGCCGtgcacacagcagaagagagacagGGTACACCAATGGATCCCTGCTGCTCCAGGATGTCACTGAGAAAGACTCTGGCTTGTACACACTAGTAACAATAGACAGCAATGTGAGAGTTGTAACAGCACACGTCCAAGTCAACATCCATA AGCTTGTGACACAGCCTGCCATGAGAGTCACTGACAGCACAGTTAGAGTACAGAGCTCAGTTGTCTTCACTTGCTTCTCAGACAACACTGGGATCTCCATCCGTTGGCTCTTCAACAATCAGCGTCTTCAGCTCACAGAGAGAATGACACTgtccccatcaaaatgccaactcaGGATACATACTGTGAGGAAGGAGGATGCTGGAGACTATCAGTGTGAGGCCTTCAACCCAGTCAGCTCAAAGACCAGTCTCCCAATCAGCCTGACTGTGATGAATGAGTGA
- the LOC110288872 gene encoding pregnancy-specific glycoprotein 22-like isoform X2, with protein sequence MASTVRTDMEVSSELFSNGCTFWQRVLLTASLFICGRPTTLVPPTIELVPASVAVGGSILLLVHNIPKYLQSLFWYKGLIVFNKVEIARYRTAKNSWEPGPAHSGRETVYSNGSLLLQNVTWKDTGFYTLRTLTRYQKMELAHIYLQVDTSSSLCCDTLDSAQLGIDPVPRHAAEGGSVLLQVHNLPEDVQTISWYKGVLSTKDFKIAEYSILTKSIISGRAHSRRETGYTNGSLLLQDVTEKDSGLYTLVTIDSNVRVVTAHVQVNIHSK encoded by the exons atggCCAGTACAGTGAGAACAGATATGGAGGTATCCTCTGAACTTTTCAGCAATGGGTGTACCTTCTGGCAGAGGGTTCTCCTTACAG cCTCTCTTTTCATCTGTGGGCGTCCTACTACCCTTGTACCTCCCACTATTGAATTAGTGCCGGCCAGCGTTGCTGTAGGGGGAAGCATTCTTCTCCTTGTTCACAATATTCCAAAGTATCTTCAATCACTTTTCTGGTACAAAGGGCTGATTGTATTTAACAAGGTTGAGATTGCTCGATACAGAACAGCCAAGAATTCATGGGAACCTGGTCCTGCCCACAGCGGTAGAGAGACAGTGTACAGCAATGGATCCCTGCTGCTCCAGAATGTCACCTGGAAAGACACAGGATTCTATACCCTACGAACTCTGACTCGGTATCAGAAAATGGAATTAGCACACATTTACCTTCAGGTGGACA cctccagttccttgtgttgtgacACTCTCGACTCTGCCCAACTCGGCATTGATCCAGTGCCACGGCACGCTGCTGAGGGGGGAAGTGTTCTTCTCCAGGTCCATAATCTGCCAGAAGATGTGCAAACCATTTCCTGGTACAAAGGTGTGCTTAGCACTAAGGACTTTAAAATTGCAGAATATAGCATACTGACAAAGTCCATCATCAGTGGCCGtgcacacagcagaagagagacagGGTACACCAATGGATCCCTGCTGCTCCAGGATGTCACTGAGAAAGACTCTGGCTTGTACACACTAGTAACAATAGACAGCAATGTGAGAGTTGTAACAGCACACGTCCAAGTCAACATCCATAGTAAGTGA